One window of Sediminispirochaeta bajacaliforniensis DSM 16054 genomic DNA carries:
- a CDS encoding helix-turn-helix domain-containing protein, with product MEERWLSVDEIGEYLGIKRDTVYKWIAEKKMPAHRVGRFWKFKVKEVDGWVRKDNAGDGTGTADN from the coding sequence ATGGAAGAAAGATGGTTGTCTGTAGACGAAATTGGTGAATATCTCGGAATAAAGCGAGATACAGTCTATAAGTGGATAGCAGAGAAGAAAATGCCTGCGCACAGAGTCGGTCGGTTCTGGAAGTTCAAAGTAAAAGAAGTGGATGGGTGGGTTCGGAAGGATAATGCTGGTGATGGTACAGGGACAGCAGACAATTGA
- the brxF gene encoding BREX-3 system P-loop-containing protein BrxF, whose product MENLYYKISIIGSKYKTAFLTSIPAERAININALVCQEDYPASELNFEQIFSRNIDSKLNFICLYNFEILFRPEYRFDLLSFIKGKSKTKKFAIIWPGEIQNDQLVYSRPGRPDYYTHNIDNYLIYKEEQ is encoded by the coding sequence ATGGAGAACTTGTATTACAAGATCTCCATAATAGGCAGCAAGTATAAGACCGCTTTCCTAACAAGTATTCCCGCAGAAAGAGCCATAAACATTAATGCTCTTGTATGCCAGGAGGACTATCCTGCATCGGAATTAAACTTTGAACAAATATTTTCGAGAAACATAGATTCAAAACTGAATTTCATATGTCTCTATAATTTTGAAATCCTTTTTCGACCTGAATACCGGTTTGACCTTCTATCGTTTATTAAGGGAAAATCAAAAACTAAGAAATTTGCCATTATCTGGCCAGGAGAAATCCAGAATGATCAGCTGGTATACAGTAGACCAGGACGACCAGATTATTACACGCATAACATAGACAATTATCTCATATATAAGGAAGAGCAATGA